The genomic interval GCATTCATCTCGAAGCGCTCCCACTGGAGTCCAGACAGTGTGAGTTACAGCTGTGCTGATGACACGGTCCCTTTTCAGATTAAAGTTCATTCTGAGTATGAAAGTTCAATTTAGGTGAGAAATCCTCCACGGCACACTGCTGCCACCTACAGGCTGTGGGGGGTGTAGCCTGTGGAAGTGACTTAAAGCTGGCCTCCAGATTTCCTGAGTTCACATTCTGaatgtgtttctgcaggacACGGGCATCAGCGTGAGGAAGAGGGTGATAAAGATTTTGCGGGATATCTGTCTGGAGCAGCCCACGTTCAACAAAatcacagagatgtgtgtgaagATGATAAGAAGAGTTAATGATGAGGAAGGCATTAAGGTGATTGTCACACTGtaccacgtgtgtgtgtgtgtaatgctttTCAGTTCACTTTGTTGTATTTATTACCTGCATGTCAAAGAATGGGCAGATTCGTTTTGCTGTGTCATATTGTCATAATGCGTTTCATTTGCACTCCTATCTGGAAGTCAACCTGCTGAACAAAGCTGAGATGTTTAATCGCTTTGCCCATTCCCAACTCCCAATGTTTTGAACTGTGTCCTGCAGAAACTGGTGAATGAAACATTCCAGAAGCTCTGGTTCACCCCGACCCCCAGTCACGACAAAGAAGCCATGACCCGGAAAATCCTGAACATCACTGACGTGGTAAACTACGGTTTAGAGCGTTCACGTTTAATCTCACCACAGTCATGTCAGCTGGGCTTTCAATGCCATGATGTCCATCCACAATTGACGCACCTCGGTTTCTCCTGACAGGTGTCTGCGTGCAGAGATTCCGGCTATGACTGGTTTGAACAGCTGCTTCAGAATGTGAGTGCACCGTTCTCTGAGTTGACGGAGGACGTAGCGACTCGCACCAGTGGCGATTTGTGTCACTGGGTAGGGGggagtgtagggtgtgtgtgtgtgtgtgtgtgtgtgtgttagtgtgcctCACTGTGGTCTGTGTTGTCGTTCATGCAGCTACTGAAGACCGAGGAAGACTCCTCCTACAAGCCAGCAAGGAAGGCTTGTGCTCAGCTCGTTGACAATCTAGTGGAGCACATCCTGAAATATGAAGAGTCCCTCGCCGGTACTGTACACACAGATTTGTTCCCAGTGCCTCAACAAGCATCAGGGGAAACAATTAACCGTTGGTGCATTTAAAGACGTAAACCTTTTTCTTCTGATCTGTGGCTCTGGGCGTCTTCCTCTGCAGACTGTGAGAATAAGGGGGTGAACTCGAATCGCTTGGTGGCCTGCATCACCACCCTCTACCTGTTCAGCAAGATCCGAGCGCAGCTGATGGTGAAACATGCCATGACCATGCAGCCCTACCTAACCACCAAGTGCAACGTGAGCGCCAAACTCCTCTGCACTGTCTGAGCTTTATCGCTGGTACAATGTGGCCATCTAGTGGCCCGTCGGTTAAACTGtgcttggattttttttgttcccaGAGGTCTCGTATCGAAGCCCGTCTTGTGTTTCTTCCATAACAGAATCAGAACGATTTCATGGTCATCTGTAACGTGGCTAAAATCCTGGAGCTGGTGGTCCCTCTGATGGACCACCCCAGCGAGACCTTTCTCACCACCATCGAGGAAGACCTAATGAAGCTAATCATCAAATACGGCATGACGGTGAGTAGAGCGCCACCACAGTGCCACTTCCGCTGCCAAAGACGTGCGTTACCCTGAGCGctgcctctccctgcctcccgcCAGGTCGTGCAGCATTGTGTGAGCTGTCTCGGTGCGGTTGTCAACAAGGTCACCCACAACTACAAGTTCGTGTGGTCCTGCTTCAACAGATACTACGGTAAGTGTCTACCATTACGGTCGGGATACCCCTTCGTCAGCCTGCCCATGTCCCTGTGGCGGCGTGTGCCCTAACAAACCACTGTCCCACAGGGGCTCTGAACAAGCTGAAGACTCAGCACCAGGAGGACCCCAACAGCACGGTGCTGGTGTCCAACAAGCCggcgctgctgcgctccctctTCACCGTGGGAGCCCTGTGCAGACACTTTGACTTTGACCGCGAGGAGTTCAAAGGCAATAACAAGGTATGTACCTGgaaatcaccccccccccccccccctcccttcttGCTCCTAATTTCCAAttgaatttgtttgtgtgtgtgtgtcatcaggTGGTCATAAAGGACAAGGTGTTGGAGCTGCTTCTCTACTTCACCAAGAACGACGACGAGGAGGTGCAGACCAAGGCCATCATCGGCTTGGGTGAGCCTTCCGAGCTGGCGCGTGGCGGCAGGGATCCTACTGGGCGTTCTGGGGTTTTAAAACTAAATCGCTCTCTCCAGGCTTCCTGTTCATCCAGCACCCGGGCCTGATGTTTGTCCCCGAGGTGAAGACCCTGTACAACGGACTCCTCTCCGACAGGAAGAAGTCGGTGAACCTGAAGATCCAGGTGCTGAAGAACCTGCAGACGTACCTGCAGGAAGAGGACTCGCGCATGCAGGAGGCCGACCGAGAGTGTGAGTACCTGTCACCTGAAGAGGAGAACTTGTGGACGATTCTGTAGCCATCCGTTTTTCTGGGGGAGTCCGCGAGAGATTTGGCCTTGCTCTCCGGGTGGGGAAAGGTGGCCTCGGTTCCTCTCCTATTACTCAGTGCATTGTTGGCAAATTGTGGGAGCATGTTGGGTCAAGAGTACAGGATTGGGCAGTTAGGGCTCTCTTCAAAGCTGTGACGCTCTGCGAGGCCGGGAACCCGGGAGCTCGGAAAGACCCAGTAGCTGTGTTTAGAAGAAGCGTGTATTGGCCCGTGCCCTCCCGGGTTGATGAGTCTTGCATGCTGCCACCTTGGTAATGACTAAATTGAGAGTGAGACAGCTGGGGCAGGGCCGTCTCCTTCTCACCTCCCGTTCCGCCCCCGCGTGCTCGCTGCAGGGAAGAAGCTCTCCAAGCAGGAGGACCTGAAGGAGATGGGCGACGTCTCCTCTGGCATGAGCAGCTCCATCATGCAGCTGTACCTGAAGCAGGTGCTGGAAGCCTTCTTCCACACGCAGTCCAGCGTGCGGCACTTTGCCCTCAACGTCATCGCGCTCACGCTCAACCAGGGTCTCATCCACCCTGTACAGGTACAGGAACGCGGAAGCGCCTCGGACAGCGCACGTAGAGCCAAACGTCGTGCCGACGTTGCTTTGACCTGCAGTTGTAAACAGGCTTCCTTTTGTggtttctgcagtgtgtgccCTACCTGATCGCCATGGGGACCGACCCGGAGCCCACGATGAGGAATAAAGCAGACCAGCAGCTGGTTGAGATTGATAAGAAGTACACGGGATTCATTCATGTGAGTGACCTCGCTGCATTTTACACGTAGCTGATTTTTACAATGCCCAGCTGCAGTTGTCCTCGTGGGGTCACGTAGCCGAGCGCTGATCATCAGCCCTtgtcgcgcgtgtgtgtgtgcgcgtgcgcgtgcgtgctaAAAACCAGATGAAGGCCGTGGCGGGGATGAAGATGTCCTACCAGGTGCAGCAGGCCATCATGGCATCTCGGGACACCATCATCAGGGGCTTCCGGCAGGACGAGTctcacactgccctctgctcGCACCTCTTCACCATGGTGCGGGGCAACAGGCAGCATCGGCGAGCCTTCCTCATCTCCTTGCTCAACCTGTTCGACGACAGCGCGGTGAGTCACCAGTCCACCCACTTTGGCAACGGAAAAGGCCCCTGGGCCCCAGGACCCGCGTGCGGGTCGCCCCTTCTGAACCGGCCTTCGTTCTCCTGCAGAAAACAGAGGTGAACATGCTGCTCTTCATTGCCGACAACCTGGCGTGCTTCCCCTACCAGACGCAGGAGGAGCCACTCTTCATCATGCACCATATCGACATCACGCTGTCCGTCTCCGGTAGCAACTTGCTGCAGTCCTTCAAAGAGGTGACCAGCTGCCTGTGCCTGCCTGAcactttttgctgttttgtgtttttgtttttccattctcttccctttttagtttcatttttgtctgtgCCGTTCTGTGAAATGTCCCCTCTCGCCCGCGTAGTCTTTGCTAAAGGAACCCAGGCAGCGGgaaaagaagaggaaggagcGAGAGAAGTACAGTTcggaggaggaagacgaggaggaagaggagccgCCGAGCAGCGGCGAGAGCAGTGACGATGAGGTCATCCACAGGCCCAAGAAGGCCAAGCGAGCAGCCGTGAACTCGGACTCGGACTCGGACTTGGAGACTGAGGACGTGGACAAAGTCATGGACCGCCTCCCGGATAACCCCATGCCCCTGCTGGACTTTGCCAATGCCTCTCAGGGCATCCTGCTCCTCCTAGTGCTCAAACAACACCTGAAGAACCTCTACGGCTTCTCCGACAGGTATGCTCCCTGCTCCCACCAGCTCCCCGCGCTGATGCGAGCGTCTCCGCGGCTCCTTCGCCGGGGATGATGGGGAAATGGAGTCTTTGTTTCAACAGCCTTTTGTTGTCCATCTCAACAGCAAAATCCAGAAGTACTCCCCCACGGAGTCTGCGAAAGTGTACGACAAGGCGGTGAACAGGAAGACCAATGTGCATTTCAGCCCTCGGCAGACGCTCGACTTTCTGACCAACAGCCCGTCCAACACCGAGCTCACCTTCGACATCAAGCGGCGGATCGTCAGGCAGTACCTGGACGTAAGTAGCTCAGGGTCCCTTTCTGACCGCGTTCCACAGAGATGATTTGGCAATCCCGTCGGTTTGTCTTGTATCGTAGGATGTTGAGATCCTGTTGACCCCGGATGATATCGGGTAGACCTCTGCTGGTTCATAAGTCACATgacctgtgattggctgtgcaGTTCAAGGTACTGATGGAGCACTTGGACCCcgatgaggaggatgaggaaggtgaGGCGTCGGCGAGCAGCCACGCCAGAAACAAAGCCATCACCGCTTTGCTGGGAGGCCCCAGCCCGAAGAACAACGCTGCTGACTCGTACGATGAAGATAGCGAGGGAGACGAGAAGATGCCTGGAGTAAGTCCCTGCTGCTGACTCGTTGGTGCCCTCTATCCAGAAAActgatttctttttgttgttttgtttttttttggtcattacCTTCCTGCATTCAAATGTCTTATGCTGTTAAACTCCTTGTGTCTTTTGGTCACACacgtttttttccttttcagtcGTCACGGCGATCCAGGAAAGGCGGAGACTCGGCGGACGCGTCGGGTCACATGAACGAAACGGTAGAAGCCATGGACGTCATCGCCATCTGCTGCCCCAAGTACAAGGACCGACCGCAGATAGCGCGCGTCATCCAGAAGACGAGCAACGGCTACAGCGTGCACTGGATGGCCGGCTCCTACTCCGGCACCTGGGCCGAGGCCAAGAAACGTGACGGACGCAAACTGGTGCCTTGGGTGGACACTATCAAGGAGTCGGACATCATTTACAAGAAAATCGCCTTGACGAGCGCGCACAAGCTGACTAACAAAATGGTGCAGACTTTACGTTCACTGTACGCAGCCAAGGAGGGGACTTCCAGCTAATCAGACCGCGGTCACTCCCACGGGAACTCTCAGCAGCCAAACTTTATTGGGATCCGACATTTTCTAAACCCAGGCAGTAAGGCAAGAATACTACAGACTCACAAAGGACCTTGAGATTCGCTATGGTAAAGGGTGAGCgtgaggtgagagggaggggtgggggtaggtTTTAAAACTCGAGAGGACCTGCAGGAAGGAATACtggacacattttaaatgaaacaggACCGACGCGTACAGAAGGAAATGTTTGGAAAACATTGCGTGGGAGTTCCTTCGCTGTTGTGCAGCATCTCGGATGTGTGGTTTTTACTCCCACTGTATCATagtttaacaaaaaaaacaaacaaaaacaaaaatgtttatatctctgacaaaaaaatctgtttaaaaaataaacttaaaagtGAATGTTGGAAATTAGTCTGTTGATGTTCTTAATAAAGTGTTCTTGGAGTTAAACCTAGCACCGGATGGATTTCTTTAGCTTAGCTTAGTGTCCAGGGaaagaaacttttaaatatttcctctgctttgtttcacttttctttttttcttttttttcttttttgttttgtttattcatgctGTACAATGGAGTCTCCTGGACATAATTTATTCTGTTAAAAGCAGAGCATGCAGTATCTGTGGCCTACCTGCAGGGGGAgttttttgtaaatgtagaTTTTGATGTATTAGGTCACCctagagagaaaaaagggaTCCCCAGCACTTCTGGCGGAACAAATACTGCAATAaatttttttacttctctttgtTACTTGTCTTGTTTGCATTTgaattttattataaattttTTCTAGTTGTCTACTTGGAAGACGTCTAACTGATCTCGTTTGCTCCTTGCAATTATTTGTTTGAAACTCACTTTTTTCTActtgcttttatgtttttatttttttaatataacataatagAGTTTTATTTGTAACGGCAGAGGACCTCACCATGACAAACATTAATGTAATGCAAACTGGAGCCCTGTGTGTAATAGCTTTTGAATTGTGGTACTTGAGTTGTGGAGTCTGTAATTATGGCCATTCTGTCTGCCAATAGTAGCTTGGTTGACTAGATGGGCcgagtgtttttattttcccacATTTTGAGGTTTGGGGCTTTTATGGGTTGCAGTAACGAAGACTGAGATTTTTGCTTCTGATTTAATTGGTGTACAAAGTGATCAGATATATAATCAGGTATGGAAAAAGTAACAACTGTTTTGTGAACTAAGTTAGTTTAGGTAAATGGGCTTGTCCCCTATTAACACAACCATCATGGTGTACTTGGATCTCCACTCTGCGCAGAGATACAAAAGTTATCTTCAAGGCTTTGCAAAAATGGATTACGGTTGGAGagttatgaaaaaaatataactaaaCCCCTTGAATGAATTGGCAAATGATGGGTAAGTAGCCTTCACTTATATTTAGTCATTATATTATGACTCTATTGTCTAAAGGACACTGGTgcagaatgaaatgaatgtttataaTGGAGTAGGAATGCAAACATTGAAATATCtaaaaggtggtggtggtggtggtggggggggggggttaggtttttgtttttgaggtACAGGTGattcttttctgtttgtcaAAGCCAAACTTTACCATCAGAGGATCCTGCCACAACTAGCCAAACTACCAGACCAGTGTTTAAACATGGTGACAAGAAGGTTGTGGTTTGGGACTGCTTTGTGTCTGGACCTGGTAAAAGTTGCCGCTTGCTGTTACTGAACAAATTAGCTGTGCTCAaatctctgttttagagagAATCATTTAGTTCAAGATGCTACAAAGCTACTATTTGCAACAGGAAATCACAAATCTACTAGAAAGGGGAAAGAAAggttgttatattttatataattgtaataaatcatttatttgtgCCTTGCATTGACTTAGTTTCtcatgtaataaataatactatggatttaattatatttgttataaacaGAACATTGTTTAAGGGCAAGTAGGCTTTTtccagaagagtgtgtgtgtgtgtgcgtgtgtatatgtatatgtgtatatatatatatatatatatatatatatatttttttttttctttttttcacacacacactttataggGATGTGTTTCTAGATGAATACACTAATTCATAATAGCTAATTGTTTATGGTGGTTGATAGTGAATTGACAGTGTAACAGTATCAAGGCTGGTACCTGAGTGCCTGTGTTTGCACAATTCTGatgattaatgttttaaacGCCTCACACGTTCAGGGTCCTTAATTGAATTCCGATCGTGTGTGGAAATTTTGGCCCGTTAACATTATTTGTGCACTGTCCAAACTCGCGTGTTCCACATACGAACCTTTATTATGGCGACCAGTTCTGCTTTAAACGTTTGATCCGGAAGTAGAAGTGCAGATGACCCAGTTCCGGGGATCTCGGCAGCGCACGAGCTTGGCGGGACCGTGTTGAATGCAGAAGcggttgtttcttttttttttttttttttaaactgagtTCAGCTACAGGTAAACCTTTACACCgccacttcaaaaacaaaacaaaaacaaaaaacgaacACATTTCTTTTGAATTACGCGACAGAAGCCTCATCAAACTACATTTATGAGCGCTTCTTAAATGTCTGTGTGGTCATTtcaagctaagctaagctagcgTTAGCAGACACTTGACTTCTGCGGCGACTGAGGAAAGTCAACAAAACCCAGGAGGAAGTCCGTCCTGGGTAGCCAGGTACACAGCATGTCTTAGGATCGCCCCCCTCCGCGTCCGAGACGgtaagttttgttgttttccaggCGAGTCCCGCCGCTCCGGCTATGCCGTCAAGCACGGGCTCGAGCAGCCTCGCGGCCGCCGTGCAGCACGCTCTGGAGGGCTCGAGCCGCCTGGTCGACCGGCACGTGCAGGAGGACCGCTGCTTCCCCGACCTGTCCGAGTTGCTCAGCGTGCCCTCGCACAGTAAGCGCGAGTTCGTGCATCTCCCCCTTTTGTGGTGTGCGTGATCCCGGCTGACGCTTGTCCGCTTGTCCGCCAGACGTGCCGTCTCTGAGCGGGGTGTCGGACATGGACTACCCGCTGCAAGGGCCCGGCCTCGTCAGCGTGCCAACCCTTCCGGAGCTGAGCGCCGTGCGCAGGGTCCCTCTGCCCCCAGAGCTGGTGGAGCAGTTCAGCCGTATCCTCGCTAACACGACGCGCCGCTGGATCGTGGCAGGATCGTGCCACGAACGTGTTTTAGCGGCACGTCATGCCCACACTGCTTTGTCACCTTCGGCTTAGTTTCTGTAGTCGATGTGACGTGATAAACTTGTGAATGAATCTGTTCACCGATGTTGTGGCACCTTAACCGACAAACCTTGCAGATATGCAGTGCAATTGCATGATGGGAGTTTTTCCTGAGATCAGCAGAGCATGGCTTACGATTGATAATGACATATTCATGTGGAATTATGAAGATGGGTAAGTGCTGGTACgaagggtgggggtgtggacCTAACAAACATGGTCTCAGTTCATGCTTACCATCACTATGGCTTTTCCCCCCGTATTTAGTGGAGATGTGGCTTATTTTGATGGGCTGAGTGAAACCATCCTTTCAGTCGGGCTAGTAAAACCAAAGGCAGGTGAGTAGCTGTAACTGAACAACATTGTTCATCCTCTCTCCTGCAGTAGCTCCTTATGGAATTCTTTCTCTCTAAATTGGCAGCACACCTGCTGTCTGTGAGCTTTGACTTTTGCACGTGGCCTCTTTTACATGTTTCCCGTAGGCATCTTCCAGCCTCACATCCACTTCCTGTTGGTGTTGGCCACGCCTGTGGATGTGGTGATCCTGGGATTGAGCTTCCCTAAGTCTCAGACTGGtgaggtgtctctctctctctctctctctctctctctctctctctctctctctctctctctcatcactctgctTATTCCTCCTCCTGGCTTATTTCTGCTCTGCAGGGTTAAACGACAGCATGTCCGGTGCCATGCAGCTCCTTCCCGACCCGCTCTACTCCATCCCCACGGACAACACCTACATGCTGGCCGTCGCCTCCACGGACCTGGGCCGCATCTTCCTGGCCGGCAAAGACGGCTGCCTGTACGAGATCGCCTACCAGGCAGAGGCTGGCTGGTTCAGTCAGCGCTGCCGGAAGATCAACCACTCCAAGAGCAGCCTGTCCTTCCTTGTCCCGTCTCTGCTTCAGTTCTCCTTCTCTGAAGATGGTAAGAGCTTTTCGGTTTGGTTTCGGTTTCAGGCACTTGATCGGTTAACCAGCAGTTTCAGTCAATGACCTGTAACCCTCCTCATGGTTGAAGGCATCTTTGAGTGACTTGTGCATCTTCTCGATCGTGCGCTGCGTCATAGATCCAGTTGTTCAGATCGCAGTGGATAATTCACGCAACACCCTGTACACTCGATCGGAGAAAGGCGTGGTGCAGGTCTGTGGGTCTTCCCAACGGTTTTGTTTGTACTGCTGAACATGGTTGTGCTTTAACTATGCTGCTAACCAGTTAACACGCCCTCTGCAGGTTTATGACTTGGGAGCTGATGGACAGGGAATGAGTCGGGTGGCGGCCATGTCTCAGAATGCCATTGTTTCGGCCGCTGGGAATATCGCCAGGTGCAGCCACACTTGACTGTTGCAATATTTGGTTGTTTGttagggttttttgtttgttttgagtgaAGCGTGCTGTCAGGTGATGATCCGGTTTATGTTGCTTCTCTTGCAGAACTATTGATCGTTCTGTCTTCAAGCCCATCGTCCAGATTGCCGTTATTGATCGCTCCGAATCATCAGACTGCCAGCTCCTGGCTGTCTCTCACGCTGGTGAGAGACCTTGGAAAGGAACCAGAAAGAATTAATAAACAGCAATGGCTTCTTCTAGTGCCTCTCTTTTAATTCTGCACTTCATGAtggctctggtgtgtgtgtgtgtgtgtgtgtgtgtgtgtgtgtgtgcgcgcacgccgTGTAGGTGTGCGCCTGTACTTCAGCACTACCCTGTTCACACCACCCCATGCCAGGCAGAATGCCACCCGGCCCAGCCTCCTGGCCCTAGTGCACGTCCGCCTCCCCCCGGGCttctctgcctcctccaccctgcagaAGCCTGCCAAAATTCATAAGGCTCTCTACAGCAAAGGTGAGTCCTCCCACACGAGGAGTAACTTAAAGTATTTGGCTTGTGAGCTCCGAGCGGTGCTGAGCTCCACGTTTCTGCTTCGTCTTTTCCAACGGCACTCAGGAGTCCTGCTGATGGCTGCGTCCGAGACGGAGGACAGCGATATCCTGTGGTGTATTAACCACGACTCCTTCCCCTTTAAGAAACCGCTGATGGAGACCCAGGTTGGAAGCTGCACGGTTCTTCACGTTCTTTAAAGTCCCGTCATGTTGTTGTCTTGTCTTGTCATTTTCAAGTTCTGGGGACGTATGCggaattaattttcttttgctcCTTTGCAGATGACGTCAAATATAGATGGGCACTCTTGGGCCCTCTCTGCCATAGAAGAGATTAAAGTGCCCAAAATTCTGACTCCATTAAATAAGGACTTCATTCCCCTCACGGATTCGCCAGTGGTGGTTCAGCAACATAATATTCCCCCTCAGAAATTTGTTCTCCTGTCAGCCCAGGTATGATCTCTCTCCATTGATTTACACGTCTTGTGCACAACTGTTAATTGAAGTTTGTTCATCTTTTGTTTTCGGTCGTCTCAATAGGGAAGTCATATTTTCCACAAGCTAAGACCAGTAGACCAACTGCGCCATCTGCTGGTGAGCAGTGGCGGTGGGGAGAGCGAAGAAATTGAGCGATTCTTCAAGCTCCACAAGGTACGCAAATACTGCATTTGCCATGTGTGCGTGCTTCTTGTGTCCTTTTGCACATATTCACGCATGTCAGAAAGCACACGTTTGTGTTTTTCCGGCCGACGTCATCCCCTCGCGTTCCCTGTCGccctgcaggaggagcaggcGTGTGCCACGGCGCTGATCCTCGCCTGCTCCAGCGCCGCCTGTGACAGAGAGATCTCCGTGTGGGCCACTCGCGCTTTCTTCAGGTCCGCACCTCACTAAAGATTCACTCTTCACTCTTCACACCTGCTGCGTTAGAGTTGAGCAGAAGACTGTGTGAATTGTGAGGGTGGCTTGACAGTCTTCTTTGGCATGTGCAGGTATGGGGGCGAGGCACACATGCGTTTCCCCTCGGCGCCAAGCAACGTGGGACCCCTCCTCGGTTCCCCTGTCCCAGGTGAACAGCTGTGTAAACCTGTTAAAatgaaaacgtgtgtgtgtgtgtgtgtgtgtgtgtgtgtgtgtgtgtgtgtgagagatatcGGACTACATTAGTTGCACATTAGGAGCCCGTTGTTGTGTGACTGAGTGCGTATAAATGTCGGTCTGTTGCTAACCCATAGCATGTTACTGTTGTGATTGTAGGATCCCCTATGCCTGTTGGTAGTCCTTTTACCAATCCCAGTTTCCTAGCTACACCAGCTCCAGGTACCCGTCTGCCCCATTACTAGTTCATCCACAGGTTCTTACCCCAGCCCTCCATTCAAAAGCACCCTGTGTATTACAATCCTGAGCTCTTTGATAAAAGGACTTGCTAATGCTTACAGGCACTTTCTTTCATGCAATCCCTTCAGTCTTATTTTGTCacttgtctttctgtctccaaCCATTCCGTAGTTCTTTCCCTCGTCTTTTCCTTCACATTGTTTCCTCGTGTATGCCGTTTCCCGACCGATCCGAGCTCGCTGCGACgttgcctctctccctctgtcccagGCATGATGCCCCCCAGCATGTCCACGCCGTTCATGCCCCCCATACCCATGAGCCCCGGCGGCGGCGCTTCCCTGCCGGCCATGTCCTCTGGGCCCGAGGTGCTCTTCTCCGGAAAGCACAACGGCATCAGCATCTACTTCGCCCGCATCCTCGGGTGAGCCGGGCGTATGGGGCTGGCGGCGGTCGCCCGTCTTGAGTTACAGTTTAAAactgttgttttggtttgttgacGGAGCTGAGGCTCGTTTCTTAAACGTTAATAGCAACATCTGGGACGGGAGCCTGGCAGTGGAGAACTTGATCAGTAAAGGAAGCCAAACTGTAACTATTGTGAGTTGGTACCTTTATTGCATGCCGTCAGTGTGTAAAAATTCCTCTGACGTGATCTTATTGACCAGGtaggtgtttttgtttagtttgtttgtttactctttGTGTGTGATGCGTGTCAGCTGGAGAGCACAGCGAGTTCGTCAGACCTGGAGGCAGTGCTAACGGAGCTGCAGGGCCTGATGGAGTTCCTGGATAAGAACTCCCAGTTCAGCCCCACCTCCCTGGGCGTGGCCAGGTAGGGCCCTGTTCCCACCCGCTCCGCCCACGCGGCCCATTCCAAGGGGGGGTTTGCCGTGGTGCTCACAGCCTCCCTCTCCCACAGCTTCAGCTCCCCCTCACCCGGCAACCTGCAGCAGAGGCTTCTGGGATTCATGCGGCCGGACGGCGCCAGCTCTCAGCAAGTCCAGCAGGAGCTCCAGAGGAAATACCAcagtaggttgtgtgtgtgtgtgtgtgagacggggagagagagagcgcgagagggagagcCATACGGGATATCCATgcccttgtttttgttcttcccAGCTGAGGCTCAGGCCTTTGAGAAGGCGTCCCTGCAGGGCATCCAGCAGCTGGTGCATCACTCCTTCCAAACTCTGGCCCTCTG from Electrophorus electricus isolate fEleEle1 chromosome 17, fEleEle1.pri, whole genome shotgun sequence carries:
- the nup155 gene encoding nuclear pore complex protein Nup155 isoform X2 — protein: MPSSTGSSSLAAAVQHALEGSSRLVDRHVQEDRCFPDLSELLSVPSHNVPSLSGVSDMDYPLQGPGLVSVPTLPELSAVRRVPLPPELVEQFSHMQCNCMMGVFPEISRAWLTIDNDIFMWNYEDGGDVAYFDGLSETILSVGLVKPKAGIFQPHIHFLLVLATPVDVVILGLSFPKSQTGLNDSMSGAMQLLPDPLYSIPTDNTYMLAVASTDLGRIFLAGKDGCLYEIAYQAEAGWFSQRCRKINHSKSSLSFLVPSLLQFSFSEDDPVVQIAVDNSRNTLYTRSEKGVVQVYDLGADGQGMSRVAAMSQNAIVSAAGNIARTIDRSVFKPIVQIAVIDRSESSDCQLLAVSHAGVRLYFSTTLFTPPHARQNATRPSLLALVHVRLPPGFSASSTLQKPAKIHKALYSKGVLLMAASETEDSDILWCINHDSFPFKKPLMETQMTSNIDGHSWALSAIEEIKVPKILTPLNKDFIPLTDSPVVVQQHNIPPQKFVLLSAQGSHIFHKLRPVDQLRHLLVSSGGGESEEIERFFKLHKEEQACATALILACSSAACDREISVWATRAFFRYGGEAHMRFPSAPSNVGPLLGSPVPGMMPPSMSTPFMPPIPMSPGGGASLPAMSSGPEVLFSGKHNGISIYFARILGNIWDGSLAVENLISKGSQTVTILESTASSSDLEAVLTELQGLMEFLDKNSQFSPTSLGVASFSSPSPGNLQQRLLGFMRPDGASSQQVQQELQRKYHTEAQAFEKASLQGIQQLVHHSFQTLALWKLLCDHQFTLITTELPKDFQEQLKAISFKDVVVSGRELTGALVTALINVYIKDSASVDAISRHLRETCPLLYTIDDSVCSKANELLQGARQIQNKAEKERMLKESLRLYQQISHHTDLPLVCSQYRQVRFYEGVVELCLTAADKKDPQRLGPHFYKNGEPEEDAVGQQAFQERLSCYKCITDTMQELVNQSKAAPQSPSVPKQPGPPVMTSDPNMLSNEDAATHFEQMLGLAQRSQDELFHIALYNWLIQADLTDKLLEVNSPYLEDHLMHIIKQDQSKVRNMDLLWRYYEKTCSFGRAAHVLARLADMHSTEISLKQRLEYISRAILSAKSSSCISSMGADGEFLHELEEKMEVVRIQVQIQETLRRQYSQHPSVQGAISQLDSELMDITKLYGEFADHFQLSECKLAIIHCAGHSDPILVHSLWQEIMEKELSDSVAMSPADRMRAVSLKLVSLGKLYAGTPRYFPLEFLVKFLEQEVCKLTWDVGFVTFTMQEIGVQLPRLLEVYDQLFKARDPCWQRLKKPLHLVECIHVLLSGYVDDPSRVPTYDRRRFTNVCLDNICGYLVELQSLSPCAALQEIIRNFRSLQAKLEKLH